A genomic window from Salvia hispanica cultivar TCC Black 2014 chromosome 5, UniMelb_Shisp_WGS_1.0, whole genome shotgun sequence includes:
- the LOC125188382 gene encoding U-box domain-containing protein 35 isoform X1 — translation MEEKGIKRVEEFAELSVVAVAITGSRKTKHVITWALDKFVPEGLVHFKLLHVRPLVSSIPTPMGNFIPISQVRDDVAAAYRKEVEWQAAEKLLPYKRMCSQRKVQVEIAQIESDDVVAAITGDIQNHRISKLVIGASSRSIFSRARTLSSNIAERCPPFCTVYAVSKGKLSSMRPADSETNQSFRDDSSETSSINSSTNTWSSRSDRTDQGSFAHFRSASLPMQRFQALSTFNLPLLHNRAPSNGVVDPKNLCLDAQASNATNLFSNDLDVIDKTCQASSSFTSSVAENSLLQHASTSETSTKDQDDVNFELEKLRIELRHIREMYAMAQGEAIDASRKLNELQKRHLEEEIHLKLELFKEEEAKELARLEKKRYEDASREAEIVKECAKREAMERKEAEIQVSRQMKEKENLESILNGHFSQYRQYTWEEIISSTSSFSEDLKIGMGAYGTVYKCSFQHTTAAVKVLHAKEGGRVKQFEQELKILSKIRHPHLLILLGACPEQSCLVYEFMENGSLEDRLFRKNKTPPLLWFDRVRIAWEVASALVFLHNSKPRAIIHRDLKPANILLDRNFVSKIGDVGLSTMVSEDSVLLSTAYKDTAPVGTLCYIDPEYQRTGIVCPKSDVYAFGMVVLQLLTAKPAIALAHKVENAVEDDRLLEVLDTECGAWPIEEAKGLALIALKCTELRRRDRPDLQDEVLPVLEKLKDAAERARDKTLVSAPPPPKHFMCPILREVMSDPCVAADGYTYERKAIEAWLAEKDTSPITELPLPHKHLIRSFALLSAIMEWKQT, via the exons AAACATGTGATCACTTGGGCACTGGATAAATTTGTTCCAGAAGGATTAGTTCACTTCAAGCTGCTGCACGTCCGCCCTCTCGTATCGAGCATCCCAACTCCGA TGGGtaattttattccaatttcTCAAGTTCGAGATGATGTAGCAGCCGCGTATAGAAAGGAAGTGGAGTGGCAAGCAGCAGAGAAGCTTCTACCTTACAAAAGAATGTGCAGTCAAAGAAAG GTGCAAGTCGAAATTGCACAGATAGAGTCGGATGATGTTGTCGCTGCAATAACTGGGGATATTCAGAACCATAGGATTAGTAAACTTGTTATTGGTGCTTCGTCTCGCAGTATTTTCTCAAG GGCACGCACACTCTCCTCGAATATAGCAGAACGCTGTCCGCCTTTTTGCACTGTATATGCTGTTTCCAAAGGGAAACTATCATCAATGCGGCCAGCAGATTCAGAAACAAACCAGAGCTTTAGAGATGACAGCAGCGAAACAAGTTCCATTAATTCGTCAACCAATACTTGGAGCTCACGATCAG ATCGGACAGACCAAGGCTCATTCGCTCATTTCCGCTCTGCTTCACTGCCCATGCAGCGCTTCCAAGCTCTTTCCACCTTTAATCTGCCTCTTCTTCATAATAGAGCGCCTTCAAATGGAGTCGTGGATCCTAAAAATCTATGTCTGGATGCTCAAGCAAGTAACGCGACAAACCTTTTCTCCAATGATTTAGATGTCATCGACAAAACTTGCCAGGCCTCCTCCAGCTTCACAAGCTCAGTAGCAGAGAATTCTTTGCTGCAACACGCGTCGACTTCTGAGACCTCTACCAAGGATCAG GATGATGTCAATTTTGAGCTAGAAAAATTGAGGATCGAACTCAGACATATCCGAGAAATGTATGCAATGGCCCAAGGAGAGGCTATTGATGCTTCTAGAAAG TTAAACGAACTTCAGAAACGCCATCTAGAGGAGGAAATTCATCTCAAACTCGAACTTTTTAAGGAGGAAGAAGCCAAAGAATTGGCCAGACTGGAGAAAAAGAGATATGAAGATGCTTCAAGAGAAGCTGAAATTGTTAAGGAATGTGCTAAAAGAGAAGCAATGGAAAGAAAAGAGGCAGAGATCCAAGTTTCTCGtcaaatgaaagaaaaagaaaatcttgAAAGCATCTTGAATGGCCATTTCTCTCAATACCGTCAGTATACATGGGAGGAAATTATATCTTCCACGTCATCATTTTCTGAAGATCTTAAAATTGGAATGGGAGCATATGGAACTGTATATAAATGCAGTTTTCAGCATACAACCGCGGCGGTGAAAGTCCTTCATGCTAAGGAAGGAGGCAGAGTGAAACAATTTGAGCAAGAg CTGAAAATATTGAGCAAAATCCGTCATCCGCACTTGCTGATTCTGTTGGGTGCATGTCCCGAGCAAAGTTGCTTGGTGTATGAGTTCATGGAGAATGGTAGCCTTGAAGATAGACTGTTCAGGAAAAATAAGACTCCTCCACTTTTATGGTTTGATCGCGTCCGAATTGCTTGGGAAGTAGCTTCGGCTCTTGTCTTCCTTCACAATTCAAAGCCAAGAGCAATCATACATCGTGATCTAAAGCCGGCAAACATACTGCTTGATCGCAACTTTGTGAGTAAAATCGGAGATGTTGGTCTTTCGACTATGGTTAGCGAAGATTCTGTTTTGTTATCCACTGCATACAAGGACACTGCTCCAGTGGGCACATTGTGCTATATCGATCCCGAGTATCAAAGAACAGGCATAGTCTGCCCCAAATCAGATGTTTACGCCTTTGGAATGGTTGTCCTACAGCTGCTGACAGCAAAACCAGCTATCGCCCTTGCTCATAAAGTGGAAAACGCAGTGGAAGATGACCGATTGTTGGAGGTACTAGATACAGAGTGCGGTGCATGGCCGATTGAAGAAGCAAAGGGCTTAGCTCTCATTGCATTGAAATGCACTGAGCTTAGACGAAGAGATAGACCTGATTTACAAGACGAAGTTCTTCCCGTTTTGGAGAAACTGAAAGACGCCGCTGAGAGAGCTCGGGATAAGACATTAGTTTCTGCACCACCACCTCCTAAACACTTCATGTGCCCCATTCTCAGA GAAGTAATGAGTGATCCTTGTGTTGCTGCGGATGGCTATACATACGAGAGAAAAGCGATTGAGGCTTGGCTCGCGGAGAAAGATACATCTCCTATAACCGAATTACCGTTGCCCCACAAGCACCTAATTCGTAGTTTTGCCCTTCTTTCTGCTATTATGGAATGgaagcaaacataa
- the LOC125188382 gene encoding U-box domain-containing protein 35 isoform X2, with protein MEEKGIKRVEEFAELSVVAVAITGSRKTKHVITWALDKFVPEGLVHFKLLHVRPLVSSIPTPIRDDVAAAYRKEVEWQAAEKLLPYKRMCSQRKVQVEIAQIESDDVVAAITGDIQNHRISKLVIGASSRSIFSRARTLSSNIAERCPPFCTVYAVSKGKLSSMRPADSETNQSFRDDSSETSSINSSTNTWSSRSDRTDQGSFAHFRSASLPMQRFQALSTFNLPLLHNRAPSNGVVDPKNLCLDAQASNATNLFSNDLDVIDKTCQASSSFTSSVAENSLLQHASTSETSTKDQDDVNFELEKLRIELRHIREMYAMAQGEAIDASRKLNELQKRHLEEEIHLKLELFKEEEAKELARLEKKRYEDASREAEIVKECAKREAMERKEAEIQVSRQMKEKENLESILNGHFSQYRQYTWEEIISSTSSFSEDLKIGMGAYGTVYKCSFQHTTAAVKVLHAKEGGRVKQFEQELKILSKIRHPHLLILLGACPEQSCLVYEFMENGSLEDRLFRKNKTPPLLWFDRVRIAWEVASALVFLHNSKPRAIIHRDLKPANILLDRNFVSKIGDVGLSTMVSEDSVLLSTAYKDTAPVGTLCYIDPEYQRTGIVCPKSDVYAFGMVVLQLLTAKPAIALAHKVENAVEDDRLLEVLDTECGAWPIEEAKGLALIALKCTELRRRDRPDLQDEVLPVLEKLKDAAERARDKTLVSAPPPPKHFMCPILREVMSDPCVAADGYTYERKAIEAWLAEKDTSPITELPLPHKHLIRSFALLSAIMEWKQT; from the exons AAACATGTGATCACTTGGGCACTGGATAAATTTGTTCCAGAAGGATTAGTTCACTTCAAGCTGCTGCACGTCCGCCCTCTCGTATCGAGCATCCCAACTCCGA TTCGAGATGATGTAGCAGCCGCGTATAGAAAGGAAGTGGAGTGGCAAGCAGCAGAGAAGCTTCTACCTTACAAAAGAATGTGCAGTCAAAGAAAG GTGCAAGTCGAAATTGCACAGATAGAGTCGGATGATGTTGTCGCTGCAATAACTGGGGATATTCAGAACCATAGGATTAGTAAACTTGTTATTGGTGCTTCGTCTCGCAGTATTTTCTCAAG GGCACGCACACTCTCCTCGAATATAGCAGAACGCTGTCCGCCTTTTTGCACTGTATATGCTGTTTCCAAAGGGAAACTATCATCAATGCGGCCAGCAGATTCAGAAACAAACCAGAGCTTTAGAGATGACAGCAGCGAAACAAGTTCCATTAATTCGTCAACCAATACTTGGAGCTCACGATCAG ATCGGACAGACCAAGGCTCATTCGCTCATTTCCGCTCTGCTTCACTGCCCATGCAGCGCTTCCAAGCTCTTTCCACCTTTAATCTGCCTCTTCTTCATAATAGAGCGCCTTCAAATGGAGTCGTGGATCCTAAAAATCTATGTCTGGATGCTCAAGCAAGTAACGCGACAAACCTTTTCTCCAATGATTTAGATGTCATCGACAAAACTTGCCAGGCCTCCTCCAGCTTCACAAGCTCAGTAGCAGAGAATTCTTTGCTGCAACACGCGTCGACTTCTGAGACCTCTACCAAGGATCAG GATGATGTCAATTTTGAGCTAGAAAAATTGAGGATCGAACTCAGACATATCCGAGAAATGTATGCAATGGCCCAAGGAGAGGCTATTGATGCTTCTAGAAAG TTAAACGAACTTCAGAAACGCCATCTAGAGGAGGAAATTCATCTCAAACTCGAACTTTTTAAGGAGGAAGAAGCCAAAGAATTGGCCAGACTGGAGAAAAAGAGATATGAAGATGCTTCAAGAGAAGCTGAAATTGTTAAGGAATGTGCTAAAAGAGAAGCAATGGAAAGAAAAGAGGCAGAGATCCAAGTTTCTCGtcaaatgaaagaaaaagaaaatcttgAAAGCATCTTGAATGGCCATTTCTCTCAATACCGTCAGTATACATGGGAGGAAATTATATCTTCCACGTCATCATTTTCTGAAGATCTTAAAATTGGAATGGGAGCATATGGAACTGTATATAAATGCAGTTTTCAGCATACAACCGCGGCGGTGAAAGTCCTTCATGCTAAGGAAGGAGGCAGAGTGAAACAATTTGAGCAAGAg CTGAAAATATTGAGCAAAATCCGTCATCCGCACTTGCTGATTCTGTTGGGTGCATGTCCCGAGCAAAGTTGCTTGGTGTATGAGTTCATGGAGAATGGTAGCCTTGAAGATAGACTGTTCAGGAAAAATAAGACTCCTCCACTTTTATGGTTTGATCGCGTCCGAATTGCTTGGGAAGTAGCTTCGGCTCTTGTCTTCCTTCACAATTCAAAGCCAAGAGCAATCATACATCGTGATCTAAAGCCGGCAAACATACTGCTTGATCGCAACTTTGTGAGTAAAATCGGAGATGTTGGTCTTTCGACTATGGTTAGCGAAGATTCTGTTTTGTTATCCACTGCATACAAGGACACTGCTCCAGTGGGCACATTGTGCTATATCGATCCCGAGTATCAAAGAACAGGCATAGTCTGCCCCAAATCAGATGTTTACGCCTTTGGAATGGTTGTCCTACAGCTGCTGACAGCAAAACCAGCTATCGCCCTTGCTCATAAAGTGGAAAACGCAGTGGAAGATGACCGATTGTTGGAGGTACTAGATACAGAGTGCGGTGCATGGCCGATTGAAGAAGCAAAGGGCTTAGCTCTCATTGCATTGAAATGCACTGAGCTTAGACGAAGAGATAGACCTGATTTACAAGACGAAGTTCTTCCCGTTTTGGAGAAACTGAAAGACGCCGCTGAGAGAGCTCGGGATAAGACATTAGTTTCTGCACCACCACCTCCTAAACACTTCATGTGCCCCATTCTCAGA GAAGTAATGAGTGATCCTTGTGTTGCTGCGGATGGCTATACATACGAGAGAAAAGCGATTGAGGCTTGGCTCGCGGAGAAAGATACATCTCCTATAACCGAATTACCGTTGCCCCACAAGCACCTAATTCGTAGTTTTGCCCTTCTTTCTGCTATTATGGAATGgaagcaaacataa
- the LOC125188382 gene encoding U-box domain-containing protein 35 isoform X3, producing MEEKGIKRVEEFAELSVVAVAITGSRKTKHVITWALDKFVPEGLVHFKLLHVRPLVSSIPTPTAYRKEVEWQAAEKLLPYKRMCSQRKVQVEIAQIESDDVVAAITGDIQNHRISKLVIGASSRSIFSRARTLSSNIAERCPPFCTVYAVSKGKLSSMRPADSETNQSFRDDSSETSSINSSTNTWSSRSDRTDQGSFAHFRSASLPMQRFQALSTFNLPLLHNRAPSNGVVDPKNLCLDAQASNATNLFSNDLDVIDKTCQASSSFTSSVAENSLLQHASTSETSTKDQDDVNFELEKLRIELRHIREMYAMAQGEAIDASRKLNELQKRHLEEEIHLKLELFKEEEAKELARLEKKRYEDASREAEIVKECAKREAMERKEAEIQVSRQMKEKENLESILNGHFSQYRQYTWEEIISSTSSFSEDLKIGMGAYGTVYKCSFQHTTAAVKVLHAKEGGRVKQFEQELKILSKIRHPHLLILLGACPEQSCLVYEFMENGSLEDRLFRKNKTPPLLWFDRVRIAWEVASALVFLHNSKPRAIIHRDLKPANILLDRNFVSKIGDVGLSTMVSEDSVLLSTAYKDTAPVGTLCYIDPEYQRTGIVCPKSDVYAFGMVVLQLLTAKPAIALAHKVENAVEDDRLLEVLDTECGAWPIEEAKGLALIALKCTELRRRDRPDLQDEVLPVLEKLKDAAERARDKTLVSAPPPPKHFMCPILREVMSDPCVAADGYTYERKAIEAWLAEKDTSPITELPLPHKHLIRSFALLSAIMEWKQT from the exons AAACATGTGATCACTTGGGCACTGGATAAATTTGTTCCAGAAGGATTAGTTCACTTCAAGCTGCTGCACGTCCGCCCTCTCGTATCGAGCATCCCAACTCCGA CCGCGTATAGAAAGGAAGTGGAGTGGCAAGCAGCAGAGAAGCTTCTACCTTACAAAAGAATGTGCAGTCAAAGAAAG GTGCAAGTCGAAATTGCACAGATAGAGTCGGATGATGTTGTCGCTGCAATAACTGGGGATATTCAGAACCATAGGATTAGTAAACTTGTTATTGGTGCTTCGTCTCGCAGTATTTTCTCAAG GGCACGCACACTCTCCTCGAATATAGCAGAACGCTGTCCGCCTTTTTGCACTGTATATGCTGTTTCCAAAGGGAAACTATCATCAATGCGGCCAGCAGATTCAGAAACAAACCAGAGCTTTAGAGATGACAGCAGCGAAACAAGTTCCATTAATTCGTCAACCAATACTTGGAGCTCACGATCAG ATCGGACAGACCAAGGCTCATTCGCTCATTTCCGCTCTGCTTCACTGCCCATGCAGCGCTTCCAAGCTCTTTCCACCTTTAATCTGCCTCTTCTTCATAATAGAGCGCCTTCAAATGGAGTCGTGGATCCTAAAAATCTATGTCTGGATGCTCAAGCAAGTAACGCGACAAACCTTTTCTCCAATGATTTAGATGTCATCGACAAAACTTGCCAGGCCTCCTCCAGCTTCACAAGCTCAGTAGCAGAGAATTCTTTGCTGCAACACGCGTCGACTTCTGAGACCTCTACCAAGGATCAG GATGATGTCAATTTTGAGCTAGAAAAATTGAGGATCGAACTCAGACATATCCGAGAAATGTATGCAATGGCCCAAGGAGAGGCTATTGATGCTTCTAGAAAG TTAAACGAACTTCAGAAACGCCATCTAGAGGAGGAAATTCATCTCAAACTCGAACTTTTTAAGGAGGAAGAAGCCAAAGAATTGGCCAGACTGGAGAAAAAGAGATATGAAGATGCTTCAAGAGAAGCTGAAATTGTTAAGGAATGTGCTAAAAGAGAAGCAATGGAAAGAAAAGAGGCAGAGATCCAAGTTTCTCGtcaaatgaaagaaaaagaaaatcttgAAAGCATCTTGAATGGCCATTTCTCTCAATACCGTCAGTATACATGGGAGGAAATTATATCTTCCACGTCATCATTTTCTGAAGATCTTAAAATTGGAATGGGAGCATATGGAACTGTATATAAATGCAGTTTTCAGCATACAACCGCGGCGGTGAAAGTCCTTCATGCTAAGGAAGGAGGCAGAGTGAAACAATTTGAGCAAGAg CTGAAAATATTGAGCAAAATCCGTCATCCGCACTTGCTGATTCTGTTGGGTGCATGTCCCGAGCAAAGTTGCTTGGTGTATGAGTTCATGGAGAATGGTAGCCTTGAAGATAGACTGTTCAGGAAAAATAAGACTCCTCCACTTTTATGGTTTGATCGCGTCCGAATTGCTTGGGAAGTAGCTTCGGCTCTTGTCTTCCTTCACAATTCAAAGCCAAGAGCAATCATACATCGTGATCTAAAGCCGGCAAACATACTGCTTGATCGCAACTTTGTGAGTAAAATCGGAGATGTTGGTCTTTCGACTATGGTTAGCGAAGATTCTGTTTTGTTATCCACTGCATACAAGGACACTGCTCCAGTGGGCACATTGTGCTATATCGATCCCGAGTATCAAAGAACAGGCATAGTCTGCCCCAAATCAGATGTTTACGCCTTTGGAATGGTTGTCCTACAGCTGCTGACAGCAAAACCAGCTATCGCCCTTGCTCATAAAGTGGAAAACGCAGTGGAAGATGACCGATTGTTGGAGGTACTAGATACAGAGTGCGGTGCATGGCCGATTGAAGAAGCAAAGGGCTTAGCTCTCATTGCATTGAAATGCACTGAGCTTAGACGAAGAGATAGACCTGATTTACAAGACGAAGTTCTTCCCGTTTTGGAGAAACTGAAAGACGCCGCTGAGAGAGCTCGGGATAAGACATTAGTTTCTGCACCACCACCTCCTAAACACTTCATGTGCCCCATTCTCAGA GAAGTAATGAGTGATCCTTGTGTTGCTGCGGATGGCTATACATACGAGAGAAAAGCGATTGAGGCTTGGCTCGCGGAGAAAGATACATCTCCTATAACCGAATTACCGTTGCCCCACAAGCACCTAATTCGTAGTTTTGCCCTTCTTTCTGCTATTATGGAATGgaagcaaacataa
- the LOC125188383 gene encoding putative kinase-like protein TMKL1 produces MEHKLKIILLAALTPLPLLAIILLSIILCFRRRDSKNDDAELDLEGKGVDGALKLNAEELVKFEGGEDLSVVEILEAPGEVIGKSSYGTLYKANLVNLNCVTLLRFLRPTCTLRMEEVLPAIELLGSVRHPNLVPLNAFYAGPRGEKLMVLPFYTSGNLAQFIKDGNGEAYKWPTICRISIGIARGLHHLHTGLEKPIVHGNLKSKNILLGAEYHPYVSDFGVRLLLSPSTGQQMVEASGFEGYKAPELIKMKDACEESDIYSLGIIFLELLSGKQAVDGKDQDSHLPSAMTSADLHHPGILVGLKNDERVVAEDGMLRYFQLATACCSPSRRRRPNIKQILDKLQDIAK; encoded by the exons ATGGAGCACAAGCTTAAAATCATACTGCTCGCAGCTCTAACCCCATTGCCACTCTTAGCCATTATTCTCCTCTCcataattttgtgttttcgAAGAAGAGATTCGAAAAATGATGATGCAGAATTGGATTTGGAGGGCAAGGGGGTAGATGGGGCGTTGAAGTTGAATGCAGAGGAACTGGTGAAATTTGAAGGCGGTGAAGATCTTAGTGTGGTGGAGATTCTTGAGGCGCCTGGGGAAGTTATTGGGAAGTCGAGTTATGGGACTTTGTACAAAGCCAATTTGGTTAATTTGAATTGTGTGACATTGCTTAGATTCTTGAGGCCTACTTGTACATTGAGGATGGAAGAGGTTTTGCCTGCTATTGAGCTGCTGGGCTCGGTTAGGCACCCCAATTTGGTGCCTCTCAATGCCTTTTATGCAGGTCCCAGAGGGGAGAAATTGATGGTTCTTCCCTTTTACACCTCTGGAAATTTGGCTCAGTTCATTAAAG ATGGAAATGGGGAGGCTTATAAATGGCCTACCATATGCAGAATATCCATTGGTATTGCTAGAGGGCTTCACCATCTCCATACAGGTTTGGAGAAACCGATAGTCCATGGTAACCTCAAGTCGAAGAACATACTATTGGGTGCGGAATATCACCCGTATGTCTCAGATTTTGGGGTGCGTCTGTTGTTGAGTCCGAGTACAGGGCAACAAATGGTTGAAGCGTCCGGATTTGAGGGTTATAAAGCCCCCGAGCTGATTAAAATGAAGGACGCCTGCGAGGAGAGTGATATCTACAGCTTAGGGATCATATTTCTAGAATTACTATCTGGGAAACAGGCGGTCGATGGGAAGGATCAAGATTCGCATCTGCCAAGTGCCATGACTAGTGCAGATTTGCATCACCCGGGGATTCTTGTTGGTCTTAAGAACGATGAGAGGGTAGTCGCCGAAGATGGTATGCTCAGATATTTCCAGCTTGCAACCGCGTGTTGCTCGCCATCCCGACGACGCCGGCCTAATATAAAGCAAATCCTGGATAAGCTTCAAGACATTGCAAAGTGA